Proteins found in one Synechococcus sp. LA31 genomic segment:
- a CDS encoding RES family NAD+ phosphorylase: MIRAWRLSKARYAGDLSGQGAARDGQRWNQRGQRAVYLGLTPEITVLEVMVHLNGVLIAPLVLSCYEVPAAPGLISEPDLDALPEGWNAIPHGHASATFGGDWLRDGQQLGLVLPSVVVPQARNLLLNPLHPAMAQVALVHQEPFQLDARLS; encoded by the coding sequence GTGATTCGGGCCTGGCGGCTGAGCAAGGCTCGCTACGCCGGCGATCTCTCCGGCCAGGGTGCAGCCCGTGACGGGCAGCGCTGGAATCAACGGGGCCAGCGGGCTGTTTATCTGGGGCTCACTCCCGAGATCACCGTTCTGGAGGTGATGGTGCATCTCAACGGTGTGCTGATCGCTCCGCTGGTGCTCAGTTGCTACGAGGTTCCCGCGGCGCCAGGCCTGATCAGCGAACCCGATCTTGATGCCTTGCCTGAAGGCTGGAATGCCATTCCCCATGGTCATGCGAGCGCCACGTTTGGTGGCGACTGGCTGCGGGATGGACAACAACTGGGCCTGGTGCTGCCTTCGGTGGTGGTGCCTCAGGCCCGCAACCTCCTGCTCAATCCCCTGCACCCGGCCATGGCGCAGGTGGCACTCGTTCACCAGGAGCCCTTTCAATTGGATGCACGGCTGAGCTGA
- a CDS encoding antitoxin Xre/MbcA/ParS toxin-binding domain-containing protein gives MAPAALTPASKANQESDLSQSFWQRAAELGALDEQQRLAAIEKGWSSAWLAALRQHLHLKTADLEPLLALSEATMARRAREQAELDLVASERLDRLMEVVSLAYAVFEQPASTEAWLKTPHPLLHQASPLQHCRTAIGAGQVRRLLQALEQGAPV, from the coding sequence ATGGCTCCTGCTGCACTGACCCCAGCGTCCAAGGCGAACCAGGAGTCTGACCTGAGCCAATCCTTCTGGCAGCGGGCCGCTGAACTCGGCGCTCTCGATGAACAGCAGCGCCTGGCTGCGATTGAGAAAGGCTGGAGCAGCGCCTGGCTAGCGGCCCTGCGCCAACACCTGCACCTGAAGACGGCTGATCTTGAACCGTTGCTGGCTCTGTCCGAGGCCACGATGGCGCGTCGTGCGCGAGAGCAGGCGGAGCTGGATCTTGTGGCCTCCGAAAGGCTGGATCGGCTGATGGAAGTGGTGAGCCTCGCTTATGCCGTGTTTGAGCAGCCAGCCAGCACGGAGGCCTGGTTGAAGACTCCCCACCCGCTGCTGCATCAAGCCAGCCCACTGCAGCACTGCCGCACCGCGATCGGTGCGGGACAGGTGCGGCGTCTCCTTCAAGCGCTGGAGCAAGGCGCACCGGTGTGA
- a CDS encoding nucleotidyltransferase family protein, with the protein MNESLAANPIPGIPEPALHQLFSVLLAESNIKAVWLFGSRAMGRYQSGSDIDLCLEGPEITHLQRLRLMAAVDDLLLPWQVDLVLRHEMPPELEDHLQRVGQCLWSSPAQTPDCCR; encoded by the coding sequence ATGAACGAGAGCCTGGCGGCCAATCCGATCCCTGGAATCCCGGAGCCCGCACTGCATCAGCTGTTCAGCGTGTTGCTGGCCGAATCCAACATCAAGGCCGTGTGGTTGTTCGGATCCCGGGCGATGGGTCGCTACCAGAGTGGATCCGATATCGACCTGTGCCTGGAGGGGCCTGAGATCACCCACCTGCAGCGCCTGCGCTTGATGGCGGCTGTCGATGATTTGCTCCTGCCTTGGCAGGTGGATCTGGTGCTGCGCCACGAGATGCCTCCTGAACTGGAGGACCATCTGCAGCGTGTGGGTCAGTGCCTCTGGTCGAGCCCAGCTCAAACTCCGGATTGCTGCCGCTGA
- a CDS encoding nucleotidyltransferase substrate binding protein has translation MTEDIRWQQRFSNYQKALAQLETFAEPPALNEREQQGLIKAFETTYELAWNTLRDLLRSQGNAGLLGSRDTLREAFRLGLIEAGDTWMLMIQDRNLTSHTYNRATADAIGQQILSRYLPCFQQLRTRLEQRQLEEGG, from the coding sequence ATGACAGAAGACATCCGCTGGCAACAGCGTTTCAGCAACTACCAAAAGGCCCTGGCTCAGCTGGAAACGTTTGCCGAGCCCCCTGCTCTCAACGAGCGGGAACAGCAAGGGCTGATCAAAGCCTTCGAAACCACCTACGAACTGGCCTGGAACACCCTGCGCGATCTGCTGCGCAGTCAGGGCAATGCTGGCCTGCTCGGCTCACGTGACACGCTGCGGGAAGCGTTCCGCTTGGGCCTGATCGAGGCCGGCGACACCTGGATGCTGATGATTCAAGACCGCAACCTCACCAGCCACACCTACAACCGCGCCACCGCTGACGCCATCGGCCAACAGATCCTCAGCCGCTACCTGCCCTGTTTCCAGCAGCTCCGCACCAGACTGGAGCAACGCCAACTGGAGGAGGGCGGATGA
- a CDS encoding DUF4351 domain-containing protein, whose product MTLRLLNRCGGPLSEVTTAQIQSLSMEQLEALADALYHFQDPTDLTSWLAPTPDVSAQSSPPATGSRSQPSFRTTPTPEMTVLASC is encoded by the coding sequence ATGACCCTCCGCCTCCTCAACCGCTGCGGCGGACCCCTGAGCGAAGTCACCACCGCCCAGATCCAGTCGCTGTCGATGGAGCAATTGGAAGCCCTCGCCGACGCCCTGTACCACTTCCAGGACCCGACCGACCTGACCAGCTGGTTGGCCCCAACACCTGACGTCTCCGCGCAAAGCAGCCCGCCTGCCACTGGCTCGCGGTCACAGCCAAGCTTCAGAACCACCCCGACACCAGAGATGACGGTCTTGGCCTCCTGCTGA
- a CDS encoding DUF1778 domain-containing protein: MHFRTKPRIKAAIQRAAALAGLDDSAFTMQAAYQAARAVISAHERTELQAVDHDAFFSALEQPAPATAALSAAFKRHQNTVSSC, encoded by the coding sequence ATGCACTTCCGCACCAAGCCTCGCATCAAGGCAGCCATCCAAAGGGCCGCTGCGTTGGCAGGCCTGGATGATTCGGCCTTCACGATGCAGGCGGCTTATCAAGCGGCCAGGGCTGTGATCAGCGCCCACGAGCGCACCGAACTGCAGGCTGTCGACCATGACGCCTTCTTCTCGGCGTTAGAGCAACCGGCTCCAGCTACGGCAGCCTTAAGCGCAGCCTTTAAGCGGCATCAGAACACGGTTTCGTCTTGTTGA
- a CDS encoding type II toxin-antitoxin system VapC family toxin, translated as MALLKAPRLVLDASAVVRIIEGSPQAAAFQQAVLDAELVLAPELMLTEVSNALWRLQRAGQLQAESLQQCLSRAAALVDHIEPDRHLQVEALALACHLDHPVYDCLYLALARREAAILLTADQRLQRLAATVLP; from the coding sequence GTGGCTTTGTTGAAAGCTCCCCGTTTGGTGTTGGATGCTTCAGCGGTGGTGCGAATCATCGAGGGCTCGCCTCAGGCAGCTGCCTTCCAGCAGGCGGTTCTCGACGCTGAACTGGTTCTGGCGCCTGAGCTGATGCTTACCGAAGTGTCCAATGCTCTCTGGCGGCTCCAGAGAGCTGGCCAGCTGCAGGCCGAAAGCTTGCAGCAGTGCCTCAGCCGGGCCGCTGCGCTCGTGGATCACATCGAGCCCGACCGTCACCTTCAGGTGGAAGCCTTGGCCCTGGCGTGTCATTTGGATCACCCGGTCTACGACTGCCTCTATCTGGCTCTGGCCCGGCGAGAAGCAGCCATCCTTCTGACAGCCGATCAGCGTTTGCAGCGACTGGCGGCCACGGTGCTCCCCTGA
- a CDS encoding polysaccharide biosynthesis/export family protein, which translates to MGPLPGGAVPLLAQNNPAPRPADRTRVVYDAYILGPGDTLQIELLDIPELSGTFSIGPDGTLYLPRLRALYVEGLTVEELRYFLTEQFKAYVKKPELYVRPVGYRPVRIYVGGEVKRPGYYTLSGSQELTSLSTSAEATQLSAGTAGVETRPGLNQLPGGAAAAMGSGGGISTFGALFPTVFDAIRTAQGITPYSDLSQVQVTRKQALSAGGGRIRAQLDFLSVITEGEESQNIRLFDGDVVSVGRSSVVLREQLLKAGQTNLSPQFLQVFVSGRVTTPGPQTLPQGSSLNQAIVSAGGLKVLHGKVEFVRFTREGEIDRRTFRYNPNAPSDDYRNPILMAGDIIRIQESPLSATVTVLNELTGPAVGIYSVYSLFKP; encoded by the coding sequence TTGGGCCCGTTGCCTGGTGGGGCAGTGCCGCTCCTGGCTCAGAACAACCCAGCACCTCGCCCGGCAGACCGCACCCGCGTGGTGTATGACGCCTACATCCTCGGGCCGGGAGACACCCTGCAGATCGAGCTGCTCGACATTCCAGAGCTGAGCGGCACCTTCTCGATCGGACCTGACGGCACGCTCTATCTGCCCCGCCTGCGCGCTCTCTACGTCGAGGGGCTCACGGTGGAGGAGCTGCGCTACTTCCTCACCGAGCAGTTCAAGGCCTACGTGAAGAAGCCGGAGCTCTATGTGAGGCCGGTGGGCTACCGCCCTGTGCGGATCTACGTGGGCGGTGAAGTGAAGCGCCCCGGCTACTACACCCTCAGCGGCAGCCAGGAGCTCACCAGCCTCTCCACCAGCGCTGAAGCCACTCAGCTTTCGGCAGGCACCGCAGGAGTGGAGACGCGCCCAGGCCTGAACCAACTACCAGGTGGCGCCGCTGCAGCCATGGGCAGCGGTGGTGGGATCAGCACCTTCGGAGCGCTCTTCCCCACCGTGTTTGACGCGATCCGCACCGCCCAAGGCATCACGCCCTATTCGGATCTCTCACAGGTGCAGGTCACCCGCAAGCAAGCCCTCAGCGCCGGTGGCGGCCGCATCCGCGCTCAGCTCGATTTCCTCTCGGTGATCACTGAAGGCGAGGAGTCGCAAAACATCCGCCTGTTCGACGGCGATGTGGTGAGTGTGGGCCGCAGCTCGGTGGTGCTGCGTGAACAGCTGCTGAAGGCCGGCCAAACCAACCTCAGCCCGCAGTTCCTGCAGGTGTTTGTAAGCGGCCGGGTGACCACCCCAGGCCCTCAGACCCTGCCCCAGGGCTCCAGCCTCAACCAGGCGATCGTGAGCGCCGGTGGCCTCAAGGTGCTCCACGGCAAGGTGGAATTCGTGCGCTTCACCCGCGAGGGCGAAATCGACCGGCGCACCTTCCGCTACAACCCCAATGCCCCATCGGACGACTACCGCAACCCGATCCTGATGGCGGGCGACATCATCCGGATCCAGGAATCGCCCCTCAGCGCCACCGTAACGGTGCTCAACGAGCTCACCGGCCCTGCTGTGGGCATCTATTCGGTGTATTCCCTGTTCAAGCCATGA
- a CDS encoding Wzz/FepE/Etk N-terminal domain-containing protein → MTASPPAPMPSPAADDEIDLRQLAAALQRHWRLIAKVAGGTLLLSGIYAFTQPRVWEGQFQIVLASGDSGGGRLAQLAAANPMLAGLAGLSGGGSKDSLETEVKVLESPSVLKPVYDFVRQSKQRSGKNVDRMRFSDWVKSVDVELEKGTSVLNIAYTDTDKALVLPVIERISKEYQLYSGRDRRQDLANGVAYLKQSIATVSPKAEASMKRAQDYALSHGLGLQDGLPASSGSGSDAKASAGGSVEANRQQAQAQVALLQQQLASAQAAGNRVLFQAPQLEANAELYGRYQQLEAQLTQKRSVLRDNDDLIRNLERQRQSLISTLNRQTIGLLQGQLATAQAALQASSRPKEVVLKHRELVRQALRDERTLVELENQLQLAQLEQAKQADPWELISTPTLLDAPVAPRKSRILALGLLTGLVAGSGAALVVDRRSGRVFAGDELQHLLPGPLLAQLHPSATTESTGKLTLLARGALAGSHRVALIPIGLSSSSSEVQAVLQQLRSLLPHTELLCSDDLVAAKDCDHQLLITSPGAATRNELASLREQLDLQARPVTGWLLVERAEANAL, encoded by the coding sequence ATGACGGCCAGCCCCCCCGCACCGATGCCGAGCCCCGCGGCTGACGACGAAATCGACCTGCGCCAGCTCGCCGCCGCACTGCAGAGGCACTGGCGCCTGATCGCCAAGGTGGCGGGCGGCACTCTTCTCCTCAGCGGGATCTACGCCTTCACGCAACCGCGGGTGTGGGAAGGGCAGTTTCAGATCGTTCTGGCCAGTGGCGATAGCGGTGGCGGACGCCTGGCTCAGCTGGCTGCGGCCAACCCCATGCTCGCGGGCTTAGCCGGACTGAGTGGTGGTGGCAGCAAAGACAGCCTGGAAACCGAGGTGAAGGTGCTTGAGAGCCCCTCGGTGCTCAAGCCGGTGTACGACTTCGTGCGCCAAAGCAAACAGCGCTCCGGCAAGAACGTCGATCGGATGCGCTTCAGCGACTGGGTGAAGAGCGTGGACGTGGAGCTCGAAAAGGGCACTTCCGTGCTCAACATCGCCTACACCGACACCGACAAGGCCTTGGTGCTGCCCGTGATTGAGCGCATCTCCAAGGAGTATCAGCTTTATTCCGGCCGCGATCGCCGCCAGGATCTGGCCAACGGCGTGGCCTACCTCAAGCAGAGCATCGCGACAGTGAGCCCCAAAGCTGAGGCGTCGATGAAGCGCGCCCAGGATTACGCCCTAAGCCATGGCCTCGGCCTACAAGATGGCCTCCCTGCCTCCAGCGGCAGCGGCAGCGATGCCAAAGCCAGTGCCGGCGGATCCGTAGAAGCCAACCGCCAGCAAGCGCAAGCTCAGGTGGCATTGCTCCAACAGCAGCTCGCCTCAGCCCAGGCCGCTGGCAATCGCGTGCTGTTCCAGGCCCCGCAGCTCGAAGCCAACGCCGAGCTCTATGGCCGCTACCAGCAGCTCGAGGCCCAACTCACCCAGAAGCGCAGCGTGCTGCGCGACAACGACGATCTGATCCGCAACCTCGAACGACAGCGCCAGAGCCTGATCAGCACCCTCAACCGCCAAACCATCGGCCTGCTGCAAGGGCAACTCGCCACAGCCCAGGCAGCCCTGCAAGCCTCCAGCCGCCCCAAAGAGGTGGTGCTCAAGCACCGCGAGCTCGTGCGCCAGGCCCTCCGCGATGAGCGCACCCTGGTGGAACTGGAAAACCAGCTGCAACTCGCCCAGCTCGAGCAGGCCAAGCAAGCCGATCCCTGGGAACTGATCTCCACGCCCACCCTGCTTGATGCCCCCGTGGCTCCGCGGAAAAGCCGCATCCTGGCGCTTGGGCTCTTGACCGGCTTGGTGGCCGGCAGCGGCGCAGCGCTGGTGGTAGATCGCCGCAGTGGGCGTGTGTTTGCTGGAGACGAGCTCCAACATCTCTTACCCGGGCCGTTGTTGGCGCAATTGCATCCTTCGGCCACCACGGAATCCACCGGGAAGCTCACCCTGTTAGCGCGTGGAGCCCTTGCAGGGAGCCATAGGGTTGCCTTGATCCCCATTGGCTTGAGCAGCTCTAGCTCAGAAGTGCAAGCGGTTTTACAGCAACTTCGTTCTCTGCTGCCCCATACCGAACTGCTCTGCAGTGATGATCTTGTGGCTGCCAAAGATTGCGACCATCAGTTGCTGATCACCAGCCCCGGTGCTGCAACCCGCAACGAGCTGGCCAGTTTGCGCGAACAGTTGGACTTGCAGGCCCGGCCAGTCACCGGCTGGTTGTTGGTGGAGAGGGCCGAAGCAAATGCGCTCTAA
- a CDS encoding glycosyltransferase, which yields MLQLLRPDVARSSLDPLRSWLFSNGIHEYNLLRQHHAVLASLNQSIPGTALPWFHWALRQQRMDLQQAFSPHDAAAMCHWLVHHGAQEHQLSPINSDGLLIAEPIALQPWKQRPFGVNLFGYASEDLGIGEDLRTVHTALRSAGIPVQVVDIPRHPSSDALRQVARSTPDKLAPYAFNIVCLTAEEHARVLLELGEAVFQERFTIGYWPWELSQWPKPWQPLLRLADEIWASSQHTHGALQAALGERPSPSLHLLPLPLERLQPFGASDRAHWRAHFQLPQGAPLVICSFDGRSSYARKNPWAAIDAFQAATEPHTPARLVIKTMHAGLAEQQWEQLQARVAADPRLLLIDGVLPRDALLGLYGCCDVLLSLHRAEGYGRVLAEALLLGLDVIATDYSGNRDFCIGPRAHPVGYTLFPVLPDEYPHGSGQVWAEPDPAAAIAQLQRVLRQCAGQPIQPPERSAPYQHLFSPEAIGQRYAERLHQIWANP from the coding sequence TTGCTTCAGCTGCTGCGGCCAGATGTTGCCCGATCCAGCCTGGATCCCCTGCGCAGTTGGCTGTTCAGCAATGGCATTCACGAATACAACCTGCTTCGCCAACACCACGCCGTGTTGGCCAGCTTGAACCAAAGCATCCCGGGCACCGCTCTGCCCTGGTTCCACTGGGCCCTGCGCCAGCAACGCATGGATCTCCAACAAGCCTTCTCCCCGCATGACGCTGCCGCCATGTGCCATTGGCTGGTGCACCACGGCGCTCAGGAACATCAGCTCAGCCCCATCAACAGCGATGGACTGCTGATCGCTGAGCCCATCGCGCTTCAGCCCTGGAAGCAGCGCCCCTTCGGGGTGAATCTGTTTGGCTACGCCAGCGAAGACCTCGGCATCGGAGAAGACCTCCGCACCGTGCACACAGCCTTGCGCAGCGCCGGCATCCCGGTGCAAGTGGTGGATATCCCTCGCCATCCCAGCTCCGATGCCCTGCGCCAGGTCGCCCGATCCACACCCGACAAGCTTGCCCCCTACGCCTTCAACATCGTGTGCCTCACCGCCGAGGAACACGCTCGGGTGCTGCTCGAACTCGGGGAAGCCGTGTTCCAGGAGCGATTCACCATCGGCTATTGGCCCTGGGAACTCAGCCAGTGGCCCAAGCCCTGGCAACCCCTGTTACGCCTCGCTGATGAGATCTGGGCCTCTAGCCAGCACACCCATGGCGCCCTACAAGCCGCCTTGGGAGAACGCCCCAGCCCCAGCCTGCATCTCCTTCCCCTTCCCTTAGAGCGGCTTCAACCTTTCGGCGCCAGCGATCGCGCGCACTGGCGCGCTCACTTCCAGCTGCCGCAGGGTGCCCCCCTCGTGATCTGCAGCTTTGATGGCCGCTCCAGCTATGCCCGCAAAAATCCCTGGGCCGCGATCGACGCCTTTCAGGCCGCCACAGAGCCGCATACACCAGCACGGCTGGTGATCAAAACCATGCACGCCGGCCTAGCCGAACAGCAGTGGGAGCAGCTCCAAGCCCGCGTGGCTGCCGATCCTCGGCTGCTCTTGATCGATGGCGTTTTGCCCCGAGACGCGTTGCTGGGGCTCTACGGCTGCTGCGATGTGCTCCTCTCACTGCATCGCGCCGAGGGCTATGGACGCGTGCTCGCCGAGGCCTTACTGCTGGGGCTGGATGTGATCGCTACCGACTACAGCGGCAACCGCGATTTCTGCATTGGCCCCCGTGCTCATCCCGTGGGCTACACGCTCTTCCCTGTGCTGCCAGACGAGTATCCCCACGGCAGTGGCCAAGTGTGGGCTGAGCCTGATCCGGCAGCAGCGATCGCACAACTCCAACGGGTGCTCCGCCAATGTGCAGGGCAACCCATCCAGCCTCCCGAACGCTCCGCCCCCTACCAGCACTTGTTCAGCCCAGAGGCGATCGGCCAGCGCTACGCCGAGCGGCTCCACCAGATCTGGGCCAACCCCTAA
- a CDS encoding glycosyltransferase: MTPDQIYAEASALLEQQRWAEALPLLEAAIQAFPEVPQLRVAAGQCRQRLELGTTLLSEGGLNQARYQRWIAFSEERMVDPLLPLRQNWWELAETQDGAPCWLPLHGGVPQLAEGWPQLGWLVLRHPGCELRPGALQFVEAWLGELEDPLHDPQLIYADEDRLDAEGNRCDPWFKPGFTPESFWSSPWLEGLSLWRLSWLRTQELPLTPLDPEERWPWLLEALARTPRIEALPHVLSHWQPGQPSLDPLQQRWRAAQLAAALQQHGEAVQQVKPHPSQPGCFQLQWVLPAAQRCRVIIPTRDRADLLEACLQSLWRTRGLGERALEIEIVVVDNGSEEQATQELFQRWRLQLGERFAVRHDPRRFNWSALNNAAAQDADTDLLLFLNNDIEALEPGWLEALAAQALRPAVGCAGAVLLYPDRSIQHAGVVVGMHGGADHAYAHLPYPCPVHRGRAQLLTSWGAVTGACVMVRRSLFEQAGGFDEAFPVEFNDIDCCLRLAQLGYRHVVVPEAVLLHHESQSRDAKTSATAADALTRLQVHWNAQLKTAGPWWPGACAPNFPDGRPLGLEPLL; this comes from the coding sequence ATGACGCCTGATCAGATCTACGCCGAAGCCAGCGCCCTGCTGGAGCAGCAGCGTTGGGCTGAAGCTCTGCCCTTACTCGAGGCCGCGATCCAGGCCTTCCCCGAGGTGCCGCAGCTGCGGGTGGCGGCGGGGCAGTGCCGGCAGCGGTTGGAGCTGGGCACCACCCTGCTCAGCGAGGGCGGCCTGAATCAGGCCCGCTACCAGCGATGGATTGCCTTCAGCGAAGAGCGGATGGTGGATCCGTTGCTTCCCCTGCGCCAGAACTGGTGGGAGCTGGCCGAGACGCAGGATGGCGCGCCTTGTTGGCTGCCGTTGCATGGCGGGGTGCCTCAGCTGGCGGAGGGTTGGCCGCAGCTGGGTTGGCTGGTGTTGCGCCATCCCGGCTGTGAGCTCCGCCCCGGTGCGCTGCAATTCGTGGAGGCTTGGCTGGGGGAGCTGGAGGATCCGCTGCACGACCCGCAGCTGATTTATGCCGATGAAGATCGGCTGGATGCTGAAGGGAACCGCTGCGATCCCTGGTTCAAGCCCGGTTTCACGCCGGAGAGCTTCTGGAGCAGCCCCTGGCTGGAAGGGCTGAGCCTCTGGCGGTTGAGCTGGTTGCGCACCCAGGAGCTGCCGCTCACTCCTCTGGATCCCGAGGAGCGCTGGCCCTGGTTGCTGGAGGCCCTGGCGCGCACGCCTCGGATCGAAGCCTTGCCGCATGTGCTCAGCCATTGGCAGCCGGGCCAACCATCCCTCGATCCCCTGCAGCAACGCTGGCGCGCCGCCCAGCTGGCCGCGGCACTGCAGCAGCACGGCGAAGCGGTGCAACAGGTGAAGCCCCATCCCAGCCAGCCCGGCTGTTTTCAGCTGCAGTGGGTGCTTCCCGCGGCCCAGCGTTGCCGGGTGATCATCCCCACGCGCGATCGCGCTGATCTGCTCGAGGCCTGCCTGCAGAGCCTGTGGCGCACCCGTGGCCTCGGCGAACGGGCGCTAGAGATCGAGATTGTGGTGGTGGACAACGGATCGGAGGAGCAGGCCACCCAGGAGCTGTTTCAACGCTGGCGCCTGCAGCTGGGGGAGCGCTTTGCGGTGCGCCACGACCCGCGCCGCTTCAACTGGAGTGCTCTCAACAACGCCGCGGCCCAAGACGCCGACACCGACCTGCTGCTGTTTCTCAACAACGACATCGAAGCGCTGGAGCCCGGTTGGCTTGAAGCGCTGGCGGCTCAGGCCCTACGGCCTGCAGTGGGGTGCGCTGGCGCCGTGTTGCTCTATCCCGATCGCTCGATTCAGCACGCCGGCGTGGTGGTGGGGATGCATGGCGGTGCTGATCACGCCTATGCCCATTTGCCCTATCCCTGCCCCGTGCATCGCGGCCGGGCTCAGTTGCTCACCAGCTGGGGGGCCGTCACGGGCGCCTGCGTGATGGTGCGGCGCAGTTTGTTTGAGCAGGCCGGCGGCTTTGATGAGGCCTTCCCGGTGGAGTTCAACGACATTGATTGCTGTCTGCGCTTGGCGCAGCTCGGCTACCGGCATGTGGTGGTGCCGGAGGCTGTATTGCTGCATCACGAAAGCCAGAGCCGCGATGCGAAGACCAGCGCCACGGCGGCCGATGCGCTCACACGCCTGCAGGTGCATTGGAATGCCCAGCTCAAAACCGCTGGGCCTTGGTGGCCAGGCGCCTGTGCGCCGAACTTTCCGGATGGCCGGCCTTTGGGGCTCGAGCCGCTGCTTTAG
- a CDS encoding glycosyltransferase family 2 protein, giving the protein MSFPPSQDQQRLEQVRQYLRRGQLADATRLVYGWFADVRLELSLLPSRERAIRPALWQAVADLAELTGDHRLPEQLWQVLEQLKPSPAMVGTIPLLGVPIVNGPERLQALLASLDVPVDTLALVDHSGGPGPVRELLNRLERDGVPGVARVHVARPFGNAGVGKAWNAILQGFPSVPFALIANHDVVFAPGALAQALAALDPEQPQWLPLLSRPAAFSAFLITSLAWNRIGLFDESFVPAYWEDTDYRDRLEADPAVQRIEQVPWLEAMDAANSRQSASLADDPQLARANEVSFALNRLWYFSRRRLQGDRRGSWLRAWLLDPPR; this is encoded by the coding sequence TTGTCTTTCCCTCCCAGCCAAGATCAACAAAGGCTCGAGCAGGTGCGCCAATACCTGAGGCGCGGCCAACTCGCCGATGCCACACGCCTGGTCTACGGCTGGTTTGCCGATGTTCGCCTCGAGCTGTCGCTCCTTCCCAGCCGCGAACGCGCCATCCGCCCGGCCCTGTGGCAAGCGGTGGCAGACCTGGCAGAGCTCACCGGTGATCACCGTCTTCCGGAACAGCTTTGGCAGGTGCTTGAGCAGCTCAAGCCATCTCCAGCGATGGTCGGCACCATTCCTCTGCTGGGGGTTCCAATCGTGAACGGCCCCGAGCGCTTGCAGGCGCTCCTGGCCAGTTTGGATGTGCCCGTCGACACTCTGGCCCTGGTGGATCACAGCGGCGGGCCTGGTCCGGTGCGTGAGCTGCTGAATCGTTTGGAGAGAGATGGCGTGCCCGGCGTGGCTCGCGTTCACGTGGCACGCCCCTTCGGCAATGCCGGCGTGGGCAAGGCCTGGAACGCGATCCTGCAGGGCTTTCCCTCGGTGCCTTTTGCGTTGATCGCCAACCACGATGTGGTGTTTGCCCCCGGGGCTCTGGCTCAGGCCCTCGCCGCTCTCGATCCTGAACAGCCGCAATGGCTCCCCTTGCTCAGTCGCCCAGCGGCTTTCTCGGCCTTTCTGATCACCTCCCTGGCCTGGAACCGCATCGGCCTGTTCGACGAATCCTTTGTGCCCGCCTATTGGGAAGACACCGATTACCGCGATCGCCTCGAGGCCGACCCCGCCGTGCAGCGGATTGAGCAGGTGCCCTGGCTGGAGGCGATGGATGCAGCCAATTCCCGGCAGAGTGCCAGCCTGGCGGATGATCCGCAGCTGGCCCGCGCCAACGAGGTGAGCTTCGCCTTGAACCGGCTCTGGTATTTCAGCCGTCGCCGTCTGCAGGGTGATCGCCGCGGATCCTGGCTGCGGGCCTGGTTGCTCGATCCACCGCGATGA